The following proteins are encoded in a genomic region of Spirosoma sp. SC4-14:
- a CDS encoding polysaccharide lyase — MLTTFLYSLLSAGLGSCSQSDTIRPDESVASARETASLLITEGFEKSQLASSWHKELRADNAGSLDQKLARVGKQSMRFSWKPSQYDGTNNSCHSELASAFIDAKENERWYGFSVYLPSANNADDAEIANIVQWHAFPDPGYEGTVPPINMTLEANNKLTFSYRASNVPITKPLQHATSQKIMSLGTAQYDQWVDYVVHIKWDPTGTTGIVQVWQNGQLKIDEQNVSVGYPNSRNYWKFGLYCWSGKATHSERVAYFDEMRVGNANATYNAVRPGIDNNTAR; from the coding sequence GTGCTTACTACTTTTCTTTATTCGCTACTTAGTGCAGGGCTAGGCAGTTGTTCGCAATCCGATACCATTCGTCCAGACGAGTCAGTGGCATCGGCCCGCGAAACAGCCAGCCTGTTAATAACGGAAGGATTTGAAAAAAGTCAGTTGGCATCGAGCTGGCATAAGGAGTTACGAGCCGATAATGCCGGTAGCCTCGATCAAAAACTGGCGCGGGTTGGTAAGCAGTCGATGCGGTTTAGCTGGAAACCCAGCCAATATGACGGTACCAATAATTCGTGTCATTCCGAACTAGCCTCAGCATTTATCGACGCTAAAGAAAATGAGCGCTGGTATGGCTTTAGTGTTTATCTACCGTCGGCCAATAATGCCGATGATGCCGAAATCGCCAATATTGTTCAATGGCACGCTTTTCCAGATCCTGGTTATGAAGGCACTGTTCCGCCAATCAATATGACGCTGGAAGCCAACAACAAACTAACCTTTAGTTATCGGGCTTCTAACGTACCCATTACCAAACCTCTACAACACGCAACCAGCCAGAAAATTATGAGCCTGGGCACGGCTCAGTATGACCAATGGGTCGACTATGTCGTGCATATCAAATGGGACCCAACAGGCACAACGGGGATTGTTCAGGTGTGGCAAAACGGTCAGTTGAAAATAGATGAGCAAAACGTATCGGTTGGCTATCCTAACTCGCGTAACTACTGGAAATTTGGGCTTTACTGCTGGTCTGGCAAAGCAACCCACAGCGAACGGGTCGCTTATTTCGACGAAATGCGTGTTGGTAACGCAAACGCAACGTATAATGCCGTACGTCCGGGTATCGACAACAATACCGCCCGCTGA
- a CDS encoding acyltransferase encodes MKRLLTTFGKLIRDVRHLPNTIRFNFHYFPLRTAIQLPVMVSANVRLLELKGNVVLNGPIRHRQIRLGFGRVGIFDSKNSKSIWEVSGTVQFEGTADIGHGSKICVKGNLRIGNNFTITAESQIVCFHEIEFGDDCLLSWEILVMDTDFHKVYNGNGRQINKDRKVTIGNKNWIGCRALILKGASTPDNCVIAANSTVSRQLTVSDTVLAGSPAEIIKTGIVWEK; translated from the coding sequence ATGAAACGGCTCCTGACCACATTCGGAAAGTTGATACGCGATGTGCGGCACCTGCCCAACACCATCCGGTTCAATTTTCATTATTTCCCATTGCGCACTGCTATCCAGTTGCCGGTTATGGTTTCGGCCAATGTGCGGTTGCTTGAACTGAAAGGCAATGTAGTGCTGAATGGCCCCATTCGTCACCGGCAAATTCGGCTGGGGTTTGGTCGAGTAGGTATTTTCGATTCTAAAAATTCGAAATCAATCTGGGAAGTATCCGGCACCGTTCAATTTGAGGGTACGGCCGACATCGGTCATGGGTCCAAAATCTGTGTGAAGGGTAATTTACGCATTGGGAACAACTTTACGATTACGGCCGAAAGTCAGATTGTATGCTTTCATGAAATTGAATTTGGCGACGACTGTCTGCTTTCATGGGAAATTCTGGTGATGGATACCGATTTCCATAAAGTTTACAATGGCAATGGTCGTCAAATAAATAAAGATCGAAAAGTAACGATTGGTAACAAAAATTGGATTGGCTGCCGTGCCCTTATCCTGAAAGGAGCATCAACGCCCGACAATTGCGTTATTGCCGCCAACAGCACCGTAAGCAGGCAATTAACGGTAAGTGACACCGTTTTGGCCGGATCACCTGCCGAAATTATTAAAACAGGAATCGTCTGGGAAAAATAA
- a CDS encoding MBOAT family O-acyltransferase, whose amino-acid sequence MLFNSIQFFIFFPIVTALYFWLPQRFRWILLLVASCYFYMAFIPVYVLILLFTILIDYYAGILIEQSTGTRRKLYLVMSLVANIGVLAVFKYYNFFIDNINVLLGISGQEHLSYWKLILPIGLSFHTFQAMSYTIEVYRGNFQAERHLGYYALYVMYYPQLVAGPIERPQNVLYQFKEEHKFDYDRAVDGLKMMAYGLFKKVVIADNLAAYVDYYYGHLGTQSYNSIIAMVFFSIQIYCDFSGYSDMALGASKVMGIELMKNFNYPYFSHSITEFWRKWHMSLSTWFRDYLYIPLGGNRRHKHLNVFIVFMTSGLWHGANWTFVIWGAIHGTFQILEDVFNRKQNRGILALVLTNVVVALAWVFFRAPDVSTAMHVIGNAVNPHFDIHNPLVSKKIILITTLFMAWEYIISRTGFLPILNALRPIPRYGMYYLIVIAILFLGRFGSGQFIYFQF is encoded by the coding sequence ATGCTATTCAATTCTATTCAGTTTTTCATCTTTTTCCCGATCGTTACGGCGCTGTATTTCTGGTTGCCGCAACGCTTCCGGTGGATACTGTTGCTGGTAGCCAGTTGCTATTTCTACATGGCGTTTATTCCGGTTTATGTACTGATTTTGCTGTTCACCATCCTTATCGACTACTACGCTGGAATTCTCATTGAACAATCGACTGGAACCCGCCGGAAGCTCTATCTGGTCATGAGTCTGGTGGCCAATATTGGTGTGCTGGCCGTTTTCAAATACTACAACTTCTTCATCGACAATATCAACGTACTGCTGGGCATTTCGGGTCAGGAACACCTCAGCTACTGGAAGTTGATTCTGCCCATCGGCCTGTCGTTTCATACCTTCCAGGCCATGAGTTATACCATTGAGGTATACCGGGGAAACTTTCAGGCCGAGCGACACCTGGGTTATTACGCGCTCTATGTGATGTATTATCCGCAGTTGGTGGCGGGGCCCATAGAACGCCCGCAAAATGTGCTCTACCAGTTTAAGGAAGAACACAAATTTGACTATGACCGCGCCGTAGATGGGCTTAAGATGATGGCCTATGGGTTGTTTAAGAAAGTCGTGATTGCCGACAACCTGGCGGCTTACGTCGACTACTATTATGGGCATCTGGGCACCCAGTCTTACAACTCCATTATTGCAATGGTTTTCTTCTCAATCCAGATTTACTGCGATTTCTCAGGCTATTCCGACATGGCGCTGGGAGCGTCGAAAGTAATGGGTATTGAATTGATGAAAAATTTCAATTATCCTTATTTCTCGCATTCGATTACCGAATTCTGGCGCAAATGGCACATGTCGCTATCGACCTGGTTCCGCGATTATCTCTACATTCCGCTGGGTGGCAACCGTCGGCATAAACACCTGAACGTTTTCATTGTCTTTATGACCTCGGGGCTGTGGCACGGTGCCAACTGGACATTTGTGATCTGGGGGGCTATTCATGGTACGTTCCAGATTCTGGAAGATGTGTTTAACCGCAAGCAGAACAGAGGAATTCTGGCGCTGGTGCTGACCAATGTGGTTGTAGCGCTGGCCTGGGTTTTCTTCCGGGCACCGGATGTCAGTACGGCTATGCACGTGATTGGCAATGCTGTTAATCCGCATTTCGACATCCACAATCCGCTGGTGTCGAAGAAAATAATTCTTATCACAACACTCTTTATGGCCTGGGAATACATTATCAGTCGCACCGGTTTCCTGCCCATACTGAACGCCCTTCGGCCCATACCTCGCTATGGTATGTACTATCTGATTGTTATTGCCATTCTGTTTCTGGGTCGATTCGGTAGTGGTCAGTTCATCTATTTCCAATTCTGA
- a CDS encoding acyltransferase has product MQQSINQQTNTNYIPGLDGFRGVAILLVVFSHYGYGHILPGGFGVTLFFFISGLLITRLMIAEYIKKQRIDMKSFYARRLLRLYPALLFMVVISILFTLLIGCDVSQNEILSTVFYYRNYYMIYATPDVSAMCSKVYNIVWSLAVEEHFYIVFPILFIALFRWNNTFIALLLVAVVSAMCWRWHIASTQGLSYAVTDRIYRATDTRFDAILFGCITSLILYRTPKGTYIRFAGHWATYLVAALLILFTLVYRDLFFRETVRYTMQGIALSVLVPATLYHPRYNWLLSRLSAPWLIQVGKVSYSLYMFHWVGVCFAEHYVTPFRATLPWMAVAATVGTVLTLISYLYVEKPTMKLRKRFGSNVDVTEKMNVKPVATH; this is encoded by the coding sequence ATGCAGCAATCCATCAACCAACAAACCAATACGAATTACATTCCGGGGCTGGACGGGTTCCGGGGTGTAGCCATTCTGCTGGTGGTTTTCAGCCACTATGGCTATGGACACATTCTGCCGGGCGGGTTCGGCGTTACGTTGTTTTTCTTCATTAGCGGTCTGCTCATTACCCGGCTGATGATTGCCGAGTACATAAAAAAGCAGCGAATCGACATGAAGAGTTTTTATGCCCGGCGGTTGCTCCGGCTCTATCCGGCCTTGCTTTTTATGGTTGTTATTTCGATTCTGTTTACCCTACTGATCGGTTGCGATGTTAGCCAGAACGAGATTCTGTCGACGGTTTTTTATTACCGTAACTACTACATGATCTATGCCACACCCGATGTGTCGGCCATGTGTTCGAAGGTCTACAATATTGTCTGGTCGCTGGCGGTCGAAGAGCACTTCTATATTGTTTTCCCGATTTTGTTTATTGCTCTGTTCCGCTGGAATAATACGTTTATTGCCCTGCTACTGGTAGCGGTGGTGAGTGCGATGTGCTGGCGCTGGCACATCGCATCTACCCAGGGACTGAGCTATGCCGTAACGGATCGAATCTATCGCGCAACCGATACCCGTTTCGACGCCATTCTGTTTGGCTGCATCACCAGTCTGATTTTGTATCGGACTCCCAAAGGAACCTATATCCGATTTGCGGGCCACTGGGCAACGTATTTGGTGGCGGCCCTGCTGATCCTGTTCACACTGGTTTACCGCGATCTGTTTTTTCGGGAAACGGTTCGCTATACGATGCAGGGCATTGCATTATCGGTGCTGGTTCCGGCCACACTCTATCACCCTCGCTACAACTGGCTGCTCAGTCGGTTGAGCGCACCCTGGCTCATTCAGGTTGGCAAGGTCAGCTACTCGCTCTATATGTTTCACTGGGTGGGTGTGTGCTTCGCCGAACACTATGTAACGCCATTTCGGGCTACGCTGCCCTGGATGGCCGTAGCGGCAACGGTTGGCACTGTTCTGACGCTCATTAGCTACCTCTATGTTGAGAAACCTACCATGAAACTCCGCAAACGGTTCGGCTCAAACGTTGACGTAACCGAAAAGATGAATGTAAAGCCTGTTGCTACCCATTAA
- a CDS encoding glycosyltransferase family 4 protein translates to MITTIAPPVTTVAIPDDVAEKVLTVGFRHRPYEGGIGYLIYVYEKYFGVFKYITTHRMVASKLRLVGYFIGQYINLLRTLLTDRSIQIVHIHGASYGSFYRKFIVFLTAKYLFGRKTIYHMNGSEFKVFYTGSRTVMKNLVRFMVENTDVMLCLSASWKAFFEANFQMKRIEILGNVIDVPQRSHALTNPLNNGPLKVLFLGLIGNRKGIFDLLDVVRQHKDDWEGKLKLTIGGNGEVEKLQNFIAHHGLETIVEFKGWISGDYKQQLLSESDVYILPSYNEGLPLSILEAMSYHLPVISTPVGGTAEAVIEGVNGYLVQPGDKQAIYERLNAFVENPYLARQMGAESGTIIQRYLPDAIFPKLLSIYKDLLA, encoded by the coding sequence ATGATAACGACGATTGCGCCACCGGTAACCACTGTTGCCATCCCGGACGATGTAGCCGAAAAAGTACTGACTGTCGGTTTCCGGCACCGCCCCTACGAAGGCGGCATTGGCTACCTCATCTACGTCTACGAAAAATATTTCGGTGTCTTCAAATACATCACGACTCACCGTATGGTAGCCAGCAAGCTCCGGCTCGTTGGCTACTTTATTGGTCAGTATATCAACCTGCTACGAACACTCCTGACCGATCGGTCGATTCAGATCGTGCATATTCACGGTGCGTCGTATGGCAGTTTTTATCGGAAATTCATTGTTTTCCTGACGGCTAAATACCTCTTCGGCCGGAAAACCATCTACCACATGAACGGCTCGGAGTTCAAGGTTTTTTATACCGGCAGCCGTACCGTCATGAAAAATCTGGTGCGTTTTATGGTCGAAAATACCGATGTGATGCTCTGCCTGTCGGCCTCCTGGAAAGCCTTTTTCGAAGCGAACTTTCAGATGAAACGGATCGAGATTCTGGGCAATGTAATCGATGTACCGCAACGCAGCCATGCGCTTACCAATCCGCTCAACAACGGTCCTTTAAAAGTGCTGTTTCTGGGTCTGATTGGTAATCGGAAAGGCATTTTCGACCTGCTCGACGTGGTCCGGCAACACAAAGATGACTGGGAAGGCAAACTCAAGCTGACCATCGGTGGCAATGGTGAAGTTGAAAAGCTCCAGAATTTCATTGCGCATCACGGGCTGGAAACCATTGTAGAGTTTAAAGGATGGATTTCGGGCGACTATAAACAACAACTACTTTCAGAAAGCGACGTATATATTCTGCCGTCGTATAACGAAGGGCTTCCGCTATCGATTCTGGAAGCGATGAGCTATCACCTTCCGGTTATTTCAACACCCGTTGGCGGTACGGCCGAAGCCGTTATAGAAGGTGTCAATGGCTATCTGGTGCAGCCTGGCGACAAGCAGGCCATCTATGAACGGCTGAATGCGTTTGTCGAAAACCCATACCTGGCCCGTCAGATGGGCGCAGAATCGGGTACGATCATTCAACGCTACCTCCCCGACGCCATTTTCCCGAAACTCCTTTCCATTTATAAAGACTTACTCGCTTAA
- a CDS encoding glycosyltransferase: MKIVHLNFGLETGGTESMLVDILNEQSAFATIHLVVINNTYHAGLLNRIDNRVRVHLIDRPLGSRNPVYLLRLNSLLWRIKPDVIHCHNPNTVAHFRYPCRKYLTVHDVHVPATHFRQFDLLFAISKIVRGDIKNRSGRSANVVYNGIPVAMIRPKRRSYSGGLFRLVQISRLVHQKKGQHILLHAIHQLTSTYGLTNIQLDFIGDGDSLPVLTEQIKEYKLEPYVRFLGLKDRTYVYQHLAEYDLLVQPSLYEGFGLTVAEAMVAGVPVLVSDIEGPLEIINQGAFGSTFMSGQADDCARQLQSIISAYATHAFQEKIVLAQMHAKEAFDVRRTARQYLTAYNQPAYPTFEPLLSTQSV, encoded by the coding sequence ATGAAGATTGTACATCTGAATTTTGGTCTGGAAACGGGAGGCACCGAATCGATGCTGGTCGATATTCTGAACGAGCAGTCTGCGTTTGCAACCATTCATCTGGTCGTCATCAACAACACCTACCATGCCGGGCTACTGAACCGAATCGACAACCGAGTTCGGGTTCACCTGATCGACCGGCCTTTGGGGAGTCGGAACCCGGTCTATCTGCTCCGGCTGAACAGTCTGTTATGGCGCATCAAACCCGATGTTATCCATTGCCATAACCCCAACACGGTGGCCCATTTTCGGTATCCGTGCCGAAAGTACCTTACCGTTCACGACGTTCACGTACCGGCAACGCATTTCCGGCAATTCGACCTGTTGTTTGCCATTTCAAAAATCGTTCGGGGCGACATCAAAAATCGTTCGGGGCGGTCGGCCAATGTTGTCTACAATGGCATTCCGGTAGCGATGATCCGCCCAAAACGCCGATCCTATTCGGGGGGACTTTTCCGCCTGGTTCAGATCAGTCGGCTAGTGCATCAGAAAAAAGGGCAGCATATTCTGCTGCATGCGATTCATCAGCTAACTAGTACGTATGGTCTGACCAATATCCAGCTCGATTTTATTGGCGATGGCGACTCTTTACCGGTACTGACCGAACAGATAAAGGAGTATAAACTGGAGCCTTATGTGCGGTTTCTGGGCTTGAAAGATCGGACGTACGTCTACCAGCACCTGGCCGAATACGACCTGCTCGTTCAACCCTCGCTCTACGAAGGGTTTGGTCTGACCGTTGCCGAAGCCATGGTTGCCGGTGTACCCGTTCTGGTATCGGACATCGAAGGCCCACTGGAGATTATAAACCAGGGAGCGTTCGGCTCAACCTTCATGAGCGGTCAGGCCGATGATTGTGCCCGTCAACTTCAGTCCATCATCAGCGCGTATGCCACCCATGCTTTTCAGGAAAAAATTGTGCTTGCCCAGATGCATGCCAAAGAAGCTTTCGACGTGCGTCGTACCGCCCGCCAGTATCTGACGGCTTACAATCAACCTGCTTATCCAACATTCGAACCTTTATTATCGACACAATCCGTATGA
- a CDS encoding serine acetyltransferase, whose product MDATIKADLYRYTGETGLKAFMKCLLTPGFRYTYFFRKVGRHGKYSLPGIIYRLFYYHYTFKFGFQINHNTKVGKGLVIHHFGPIVINKQAVIGDNCYIAHNVTIGQTNRGVRKGCPTIGNKVWIGTGAVIVGKITIGDNVLIAPNTFVNFDVPADCIVIGSPAKVIPNKEATLDYIVNTVE is encoded by the coding sequence ATGGACGCAACCATTAAAGCGGATCTCTATCGATACACGGGCGAAACGGGCCTGAAGGCGTTTATGAAATGCCTGCTCACGCCGGGGTTTCGCTACACCTACTTTTTCCGGAAAGTGGGGCGGCACGGTAAATACAGCCTTCCCGGTATCATTTACCGCCTGTTTTATTACCACTACACCTTCAAGTTCGGGTTTCAGATCAACCACAACACGAAGGTTGGAAAAGGGTTGGTAATTCATCATTTCGGGCCGATCGTGATTAATAAGCAGGCTGTTATCGGCGACAATTGCTACATCGCCCATAACGTAACCATTGGTCAGACAAACCGGGGGGTTCGTAAGGGTTGCCCAACCATAGGCAACAAAGTCTGGATCGGTACGGGCGCGGTCATTGTTGGTAAAATCACCATTGGCGACAATGTATTGATTGCGCCAAACACGTTCGTCAATTTCGATGTACCAGCCGATTGTATCGTTATCGGCAGTCCCGCCAAAGTGATTCCCAACAAAGAAGCTACGCTCGATTACATTGTCAACACGGTAGAATAA